One window of the Chryseobacterium sp. CY350 genome contains the following:
- a CDS encoding xanthine dehydrogenase family protein molybdopterin-binding subunit: protein MENTPSIGKPISRLEGQLKVTGSAKYAGEYYAEDLLYGYVVNSTITKGKIKSIDTSEVKKMSGVIEVFTHENKPSTAWFDFRYADMDAPPGTVFKPLKDNDIRYNGQPIALVVADTFEMARYAATKISIVYEEESFETDLKTNVEKQRDPKKGLASMLKPPPPPPNGDFEKEYQNSYVKTDSKFTHGTEHHNPMEMYASTVIYEGKGKLKIYDKTQGTINSQMYVANVFGLKMKNVQVISPFVGGGFGSGLRPQHQLFMAVMASLALKRNVRVTLDRAQMYMIGHRPPTLQHTKFGADQNGKVNAIYHKATGETSRFEDYVEIVVNWANMLYPAENTLLQHQIVPLDVYTPLDMRAPGGSTGMHPIEVTMDEIAYQLNMDPVELRLNNYSMIDKSSDKEYSSKELKECFLQGAEKFGWDKRNPVPRSMKRGNKLIGYGMATGMWDANRIFGRAEAIMTADGKVEIKSAVTDIGTGTFTIMTQIAADELGLPIEDVTFSYADSKLPFAPIQGGSFTTATVGPAVQNACQALNKKLFKLAKNLKDSVLKDAKFKDVNFKNGLITLRSNPEISMSVKDIIDANEGKAIKTTNSAMPNPLTYGKKARAVHSAVFVEVEVDEELGMIEVKRAVTAVAAGKIINPKTAESQVLGGMVWGISKALHEETILDHQFGKYMNANLGEYHIPVHADIQDLEVIFVEENDQFVNDLGVKGVGEIGGVGIPPAITNAVFHATGKRIYDLPIHFDKLL, encoded by the coding sequence ATGGAAAATACACCATCAATAGGAAAGCCGATCAGCCGTCTTGAAGGTCAACTGAAAGTAACCGGAAGTGCAAAATACGCAGGAGAATATTATGCAGAAGATTTACTTTACGGATATGTAGTAAACAGTACCATTACGAAAGGAAAAATTAAATCAATTGATACGTCTGAGGTGAAAAAAATGAGTGGAGTGATTGAAGTTTTCACACACGAAAATAAACCGTCCACTGCTTGGTTTGATTTCAGATATGCAGATATGGATGCGCCACCGGGTACTGTTTTTAAACCCTTAAAGGATAATGATATCAGGTACAACGGTCAGCCAATAGCATTAGTAGTTGCAGATACATTCGAAATGGCGAGGTATGCGGCCACCAAAATCAGCATTGTTTATGAAGAAGAAAGTTTCGAAACAGATTTAAAAACTAATGTTGAAAAACAAAGAGATCCCAAAAAAGGTCTCGCATCGATGTTGAAACCTCCTCCACCTCCTCCAAACGGTGATTTTGAAAAAGAATACCAAAATTCATATGTAAAAACTGACAGCAAATTCACTCACGGTACAGAACACCATAATCCGATGGAAATGTATGCCTCGACTGTAATTTATGAGGGAAAAGGAAAACTTAAAATATACGATAAAACACAGGGAACTATCAATTCTCAAATGTATGTAGCCAATGTTTTTGGCTTGAAAATGAAGAATGTGCAGGTGATCTCGCCTTTTGTAGGTGGTGGTTTTGGATCTGGTCTTCGTCCTCAGCATCAGCTTTTTATGGCAGTTATGGCTTCTTTAGCTTTAAAAAGAAATGTGAGAGTAACTTTGGATCGCGCACAGATGTATATGATCGGGCATCGTCCGCCCACATTGCAGCACACAAAGTTTGGAGCAGACCAAAATGGAAAAGTAAATGCTATTTACCATAAAGCAACGGGAGAAACCTCAAGATTCGAAGATTATGTAGAAATTGTTGTGAATTGGGCAAATATGCTTTATCCTGCGGAAAATACTTTGTTGCAACACCAGATCGTTCCTTTGGATGTTTACACGCCTTTGGATATGAGAGCTCCTGGTGGAAGTACAGGAATGCATCCTATCGAAGTAACGATGGATGAAATTGCCTATCAACTGAATATGGATCCTGTGGAGCTGAGGCTAAATAATTATTCAATGATTGACAAAAGCAGTGACAAAGAGTATTCTAGCAAGGAACTGAAAGAATGTTTTTTGCAGGGTGCCGAAAAATTCGGATGGGATAAGCGAAATCCCGTACCAAGAAGTATGAAACGGGGAAATAAGTTGATAGGATACGGAATGGCTACCGGAATGTGGGACGCCAACAGAATCTTTGGGCGTGCGGAAGCTATCATGACAGCAGACGGAAAAGTGGAAATAAAAAGTGCTGTGACGGACATTGGTACAGGAACTTTTACGATTATGACACAGATTGCTGCTGATGAGCTGGGTTTACCAATTGAAGATGTGACGTTTTCTTACGCAGACAGTAAATTACCTTTTGCGCCCATTCAGGGTGGATCATTTACTACGGCAACAGTTGGCCCAGCCGTACAAAATGCTTGTCAGGCTTTAAATAAAAAATTATTTAAACTAGCTAAAAATTTAAAAGATTCAGTTTTAAAAGATGCCAAATTCAAAGATGTAAACTTTAAAAACGGTTTAATAACACTTCGTAGTAATCCCGAAATTAGCATGAGTGTAAAAGATATAATAGATGCTAATGAAGGAAAAGCAATAAAAACGACAAACTCTGCAATGCCTAATCCTCTCACCTATGGAAAAAAGGCTAGAGCTGTTCACAGTGCAGTATTTGTAGAAGTTGAGGTAGACGAAGAGCTTGGAATGATCGAAGTTAAACGAGCAGTGACAGCTGTAGCGGCGGGCAAAATCATCAATCCGAAGACTGCAGAAAGCCAGGTTTTAGGCGGAATGGTTTGGGGCATCAGTAAGGCACTTCACGAAGAGACAATTTTGGATCATCAATTTGGGAAATATATGAACGCGAACTTAGGTGAATACCATATTCCTGTTCACGCAGATATTCAGGATCTTGAGGTGATATTTGTGGAAGAAAATGATCAGTTTGTAAATGATCTTGGTGTGAAAGGTGTAGGAGAGATCGGTGGAGTAGGAATTCCGCCGGCGATCACAAATGCTGTTTTCCATGCCACAGGAAAGAGAATTTATGATCTGCCAATTCATTTTGATAAACTTTTATAA
- a CDS encoding cysteine desulfurase family protein — MADDYIYLDNNATTKIDSRVLASMMPYFTDYYANANSSHISGISLTEAVEDATWQIADLIGANEKEIIFTSGATEAINLAIKGLANVNRNKIITFTTEHKAVLETCKYMESKGLNVEYLPVQSDGTIDDDLLKNSITEDTYLVIAMMCNNETGTLHDVKKISEFAHQKGALLLCDTTQAVGKIPIDVSDLGIDMMTISAHKFYGPKGIGALYVSRNVISELNTQMHGGGQQKNLRSGTLNVPGVIGMAKACEIAKAEMKKDEIRIRKIRDFLEMELLKIDGSFVNGSVENRIYNTSNICFPGVWSEQLILSLAKILVSSGSACSAVTSEPSHVLKALGMSDDDALCSIRFSLGRFTTEDEINYTITRVKELIRQFKA; from the coding sequence ATGGCAGATGATTACATATATCTTGATAACAATGCAACGACTAAAATAGATTCCAGAGTTTTGGCGAGTATGATGCCTTACTTCACTGATTACTATGCCAATGCGAACAGTTCTCATATCTCAGGAATTTCTTTAACTGAAGCTGTAGAAGATGCTACATGGCAGATCGCAGATTTAATTGGCGCAAATGAAAAAGAAATTATTTTTACATCCGGAGCAACGGAAGCCATCAATCTGGCTATCAAAGGTTTAGCGAATGTAAACAGAAATAAAATTATCACCTTTACAACAGAACATAAGGCAGTTTTAGAAACCTGTAAATATATGGAGAGTAAAGGATTAAATGTGGAATATCTTCCCGTACAATCCGACGGTACAATCGATGATGATCTCCTGAAAAATTCTATTACGGAAGATACATATCTTGTAATTGCAATGATGTGCAATAATGAGACTGGAACGCTTCATGATGTAAAAAAAATTTCTGAATTTGCTCACCAAAAAGGCGCATTATTACTTTGTGATACTACGCAAGCGGTCGGCAAAATTCCTATTGATGTCTCAGACTTAGGAATTGATATGATGACTATTTCTGCCCATAAATTCTACGGACCGAAGGGAATTGGTGCTCTGTATGTGTCTCGAAACGTAATTTCCGAACTAAATACTCAAATGCACGGAGGCGGTCAGCAAAAAAATCTCCGTAGCGGAACTTTAAATGTCCCAGGAGTAATCGGAATGGCAAAGGCCTGCGAAATTGCCAAAGCTGAGATGAAAAAAGACGAGATAAGAATCCGTAAGATTCGCGATTTTCTCGAAATGGAACTACTGAAAATTGATGGAAGTTTTGTCAATGGATCTGTCGAAAACAGAATTTATAATACCTCAAACATCTGTTTTCCCGGAGTATGGTCTGAGCAGCTTATTTTATCGCTCGCTAAAATTTTGGTGTCGAGCGGATCTGCCTGTTCAGCGGTAACTTCAGAACCATCACACGTTCTGAAAGCTTTAGGCATGTCAGACGATGATGCATTATGTTCTATAAGATTTAGTTTAGGAAGATTTACTACCGAAGATGAAATTAATTATACAATTACGAGGGTAAAAGAATTGATTCGTCAATTTAAAGCATAA
- a CDS encoding Hsp20/alpha crystallin family protein, producing the protein MTTIVKRTNGSLLPVNQRSLFDDFFNRELFNWGNNNFSASRTTLPSVNIREADEAFEVEVAAAGLQKEDFNITLDGGTLTISSEKENQHEDNNGSYHRREFNYQSFQRSFELTKDVVDDEKIEARYENGVLRIIIPKKESTTKQSARLIEIQ; encoded by the coding sequence ATGACAACTATCGTAAAAAGAACAAATGGCAGTTTACTCCCTGTCAATCAACGTTCTCTGTTTGACGATTTTTTTAATCGCGAACTTTTTAATTGGGGTAATAATAACTTTTCTGCTTCCCGCACTACTCTCCCTTCCGTGAATATCAGAGAAGCTGATGAAGCTTTTGAGGTGGAAGTAGCAGCAGCGGGATTACAGAAAGAAGATTTTAACATCACTTTGGATGGCGGCACACTGACCATTTCATCTGAAAAAGAAAATCAGCATGAGGACAACAATGGTAGTTATCACCGCAGAGAATTTAATTATCAATCTTTTCAACGCAGTTTCGAGCTTACTAAAGACGTGGTAGATGATGAAAAAATTGAGGCGAGGTATGAGAATGGTGTTTTGAGAATCATCATTCCTAAAAAAGAGAGTACGACAAAACAGTCTGCAAGGCTTATTGAAATTCAATAA
- a CDS encoding M4 family metallopeptidase: MKKTVTIVKTLAFVLTMGITSQNLTAQSHRTEISLQDLPRITTTSAMGNFQVSFEGKNISAEALVNQFGKWLQTNSDHSYQFLKSSVDELGFKRNIYQHLYKGIKVNDDIIYIHEKDGKVTYVNGEIISNITINISQPLPENEIKEIIFADIKNKKTTFGEFEHVIAKVSNREGIHLYTATKVQAAALGALKAFDYYIDDKTGKIVNKISKIYDYSPDFQLKLNLPARKIINSFDYSPFFVDTPSTSATYYKGNQNVTVDSNNNSFRLKDNNKNIHTRNGSGWDGSANLATNELTGNITEITSTAANFTSATTKAPVEAHWAMEKAKDYYIARHNRNSYDGNGSIIKNYYDINFNVDATTGAPLQPKNGANAAAFDVTQQGFSVVGMLYGNGMYQGQAGFFGPFVGIDVAGHEYSHIMVSRTANLAYQGESGALNEAFADMFGASIEFYSGISPNWNIGEGIPNSAMGFTFLRSMSNPNSGPAALGSQQPDTYLGTYWAATATGSADNGGIHTNSGVGNFWFYLLSVGGTGTNDSGTNYNVTGITIQKAEKIAYRTLATYLTANSQYTNAYTASKQATVDLYGAGSSELQQVENAWCAVGIGNCASLLSVSDTVKSDSDNIKIYPNPVTSGQFTIQTDSKGNGTYEIYDLSGKLIRSSEKLEKGNVTVNTRELQKGVYIVKIKIEGKTISKKIIVSY; encoded by the coding sequence ATGAAAAAGACAGTTACAATTGTAAAAACTTTAGCTTTTGTGTTGACTATGGGAATCACTTCTCAGAATTTGACAGCACAGAGTCATCGGACAGAAATTTCATTGCAAGATCTGCCACGAATAACAACAACCTCTGCAATGGGAAATTTTCAGGTAAGTTTTGAAGGAAAAAATATTTCTGCTGAAGCCCTTGTAAACCAATTTGGAAAATGGTTGCAGACAAACTCAGATCACAGCTATCAATTTTTAAAAAGTTCTGTTGACGAACTTGGCTTTAAAAGAAATATTTATCAGCATTTATACAAAGGAATCAAAGTCAACGATGATATAATCTACATCCACGAAAAAGATGGAAAAGTGACTTACGTAAATGGAGAAATCATTAGCAATATTACGATAAACATTTCTCAACCTTTACCTGAAAACGAAATAAAAGAAATCATATTCGCAGATATCAAAAACAAGAAAACAACCTTTGGCGAATTTGAACATGTGATCGCTAAAGTAAGCAACAGAGAAGGAATTCATCTTTACACGGCAACGAAAGTTCAGGCTGCTGCTTTAGGTGCTTTGAAAGCTTTTGATTATTATATCGATGATAAAACAGGAAAAATCGTAAATAAGATTTCTAAAATTTATGATTATAGTCCAGATTTTCAATTGAAACTGAATTTGCCTGCACGAAAAATTATAAATAGTTTTGACTACAGTCCTTTCTTTGTTGATACACCTTCTACGAGTGCAACTTACTATAAAGGAAATCAAAACGTGACAGTAGATTCTAACAATAATAGCTTTAGATTAAAAGACAATAATAAAAACATCCATACAAGAAATGGATCAGGATGGGACGGAAGTGCAAATCTTGCAACTAATGAATTAACAGGAAATATTACAGAAATTACAAGCACCGCAGCAAATTTTACATCTGCAACGACAAAAGCACCCGTAGAAGCGCATTGGGCGATGGAAAAAGCTAAAGATTATTACATTGCAAGACATAATAGAAACAGCTACGACGGTAATGGATCTATCATCAAGAACTATTATGATATCAATTTTAATGTTGATGCCACTACGGGAGCGCCACTTCAGCCAAAAAACGGTGCCAATGCCGCTGCATTTGACGTTACACAGCAAGGTTTCTCTGTAGTAGGCATGCTTTACGGAAACGGTATGTATCAAGGCCAGGCAGGCTTTTTCGGTCCTTTTGTAGGAATCGATGTTGCCGGTCATGAATATTCTCATATTATGGTGAGCAGAACAGCCAATCTTGCCTATCAGGGGGAATCTGGAGCCTTGAATGAAGCGTTTGCAGATATGTTCGGAGCTTCTATTGAATTTTATTCAGGGATTTCACCCAATTGGAATATTGGCGAAGGAATTCCCAACTCTGCCATGGGTTTTACGTTTTTAAGAAGCATGTCGAATCCCAATTCGGGTCCGGCAGCGCTGGGTTCACAGCAGCCTGACACTTATCTAGGGACATATTGGGCAGCTACAGCAACAGGATCTGCGGATAATGGCGGTATACATACCAATAGCGGTGTAGGAAATTTCTGGTTTTATTTGTTATCTGTGGGAGGAACAGGAACCAATGATTCGGGAACCAATTATAACGTAACAGGAATTACCATTCAGAAAGCTGAAAAAATTGCTTACAGAACTTTGGCAACTTATCTCACCGCAAACAGTCAGTATACCAACGCCTATACTGCATCCAAACAAGCGACAGTCGATTTATACGGAGCCGGGTCAAGCGAGCTGCAACAGGTTGAAAATGCGTGGTGTGCAGTAGGAATTGGCAATTGTGCTAGCCTGCTTTCAGTATCGGATACCGTGAAGTCTGATTCAGATAATATTAAAATTTATCCGAATCCTGTTACCAGCGGACAATTTACTATCCAAACAGATTCGAAAGGAAATGGAACGTATGAAATCTATGACCTTTCAGGAAAACTGATACGATCTTCAGAAAAGTTAGAAAAGGGAAATGTGACGGTTAACACAAGAGAATTACAAAAAGGCGTGTATATCGTAAAGATAAAAATAGAAGGCAAAACTATTTCTAAAAAAATTATTGTCAGTTATTAA